The Nonlabens sp. Hel1_33_55 genome contains the following window.
AGATTCCAAAAACCAAACAAATCAATGCGCCAATCAATCCAATAATCAAAAACATCCAAAAAATGGGTTCTGGAAAGGGATCTTGATTTCCCGTAGTTTCTTGTTGACTATTCACAATGCCATTTATGAAAGATCCCATAAATGCATACGCTAGAAAAAATATCATGCCTAAAAAGTTGAAACAGGCTTTTACTATAAAAAGGATACGAAGTAGATTGAGGTCGTTATCACTCATGGGTTGTGTCGTTTGCATAGTGGTTGTGGTTTGTGACGCTTTCGCGAAAGCGATATCATTAATTTAAGAACTCTTATTAAACCTTTGTACAAAGTTGAAATCCAATAAAAATGCGCGCATCATTAATTACGGCATGTTTTTAGAAGAAGTACTTTTGTCCCAAAGTTATAAATTTTGAGAATAGACATCATCACATTGCTGCCAGAGTTGATTAAAAGCCCGTTTGAGGCGTCGATATTGAAGCGCGCGATGGATAAGGGAATTGTGGAAGTTCACATGCATGATCTGCGTAGATATGGTCTGAATAAATACAATCAAGTGGATGACTATCAATATGGCGGCGGCGCGGGAATGGTGATGATGATTGAGCCTATTGACAAGATGATTACAGAGTTGAGTGAAGATCGCACCTATGACGAGATCATCTACATGACTCCAGATGGCGAAACTCTAAATCAAGGAATTGCCAATCATTTGTCTCTCAAGGAAAATATTATAATTCTTTGCGGGCATTATAAAGGTGTTGATCAACGTGTTCGAGATCTATACGTGACTAAGGAAATTTCCATAGGCGATTACGTCTTGAGTGGTGGAGAGTTGGGAGCAGCAGTTTTGTGTGATGCGATCATTAGACTAATTCCTAACGTGATTAGTGATGAGACCAGTGCTTTGACAGACAGTTTCCAGGATGGATTGCTCGCACCGCCAGTCTATACCAGACCGGCTGATTACAAAGGCAGCCAGGTGCCAGAGATATTATTGAGTGGAAATAGTGCAAAAATTGACGAATGGAGAGAGGAACAGGCTTTTGAACGTACGAAAAAACGCAGACCTGATCTTTTAACTGATGATTAATACCGACAAATAACAAAATAAACGTAATTTTACTTGTAATTAGACATTTATGAAAATACTTATACTCTCTTTTATTTTAAGCGTGATTGGTTTTTCATCATACGCTATACCTACTGAGCAGCCTGCTGTAGTGGTTCATCAAATGGCACAAAAGCCAGAGAAGATGACTTTGCTGGCAAATCCCGTTAAGGATGGTACGCTTAAGCTTTCATTTGCTAACGTTCAAAGTGAATCATTAAACGTTGTGATCATCAACTCATTGGGCAAACGTGTTTTTGAGTCCAAACGCAGTCTTAATAAGCAAACCCAAATCTTTGATGTTTCCTCACTAGCTTCAGGAATCTACTTTTTAAGAGTCAATACAGACCAATCCAATTTTGTCAAGAAACTGATCGTACAGTAGTTGGATCATTTTTATTTGAAAATTTTGGTGGAATTAATTAATAAATCTATTTTTGCACCTCGTAAAAAATAACCTCTGACGATAATCGTGAACGTTGTTTGTTTACCTAACACATTAATCTATCAAGATGACTGATTTAGTAAAATTCGTTCAAGACGAGTTTATTACAAAGAAAGAATTTCCAAAATTTGGACCTGGAGACACGATCACCGTGTTTTATGAAATTAAGGAAGGCGAGAAAAGCCGTACCCAGTTTTTCCGTGGTGTCGTACTACAGGTAAGAGGTTCTGGAGCAACTAAGACCTTTACAATTCGCAAAATGAGTGGTAACACAGGTGTTGAGCGTATCTTCCCTATGAACCTTCCAGCGATCCAGAAGATCGAGATGAACAAAGCAGGTAGTGTACGTAGAAAACGTATCTTCTACTTTAGAGAACTTACTGGTAAGAAAGCCCGTATCAAAGAGGCACGTAGAAAATAATCTACCTTATCTAGCAATATTAAAAACCGTTTCCTTCCAGAGACGGTTTTTTTATGCGGTTGTTTTTGGATGGAGTTCGCTTTCGCGAAAGCGTGCAAGCTATTAAACAGGTTAATAAAAGAATAGACATTTAATAAAAGAATAGCCATGCTCATCCAAAGTTTCATTAACACGGCTGGTTTCAAACAGATAAAATCACAGGAAATCATCAAATCTTTATACAATTACCAAAAAGGCAATTGATTTACCCTTTGAAAGTGCTAAGCCTAAGCAAAAACCTCGTTAAAACAGCCATATACCTATTATATTTGTAGGCCGCACTTATGAGTGCCTTTGAAATTAATTTTAATAAATAAGTACATACATGTCCACCCAAAATCCAAAAATTATATACACCAAAACCGATGAAGCGCCAGCACTGGCTACGGCATCGTTTTTACCTATTGTCAAGAAATTTATCGAGCCCGCAGGTATTGATATTGAGACAAAAAATATCTCGTTAGCGGCGCGTATACTTGCTGTATTTCCAGATCGATTGGGCGACAAAAAAGTACCAGATGCCTTAGCTCAACTAGGCGAACTAGTAACCAAAGAAGAGGCTAACGTCATCAAATTGCCAAACATCAGTGCATCTGTTCCACAATTGAATGATGCCATTAAGGAATTAAAGGCTAAAGGTTATGACCTGCCTGAATATCCAGAAGAAGCTAAAACGGACGAGGAAAAAGATATTAAAAAGCGCTATG
Protein-coding sequences here:
- the rplS gene encoding 50S ribosomal protein L19; amino-acid sequence: MTDLVKFVQDEFITKKEFPKFGPGDTITVFYEIKEGEKSRTQFFRGVVLQVRGSGATKTFTIRKMSGNTGVERIFPMNLPAIQKIEMNKAGSVRRKRIFYFRELTGKKARIKEARRK
- the trmD gene encoding tRNA (guanosine(37)-N1)-methyltransferase TrmD; translated protein: MRIDIITLLPELIKSPFEASILKRAMDKGIVEVHMHDLRRYGLNKYNQVDDYQYGGGAGMVMMIEPIDKMITELSEDRTYDEIIYMTPDGETLNQGIANHLSLKENIIILCGHYKGVDQRVRDLYVTKEISIGDYVLSGGELGAAVLCDAIIRLIPNVISDETSALTDSFQDGLLAPPVYTRPADYKGSQVPEILLSGNSAKIDEWREEQAFERTKKRRPDLLTDD
- a CDS encoding T9SS type A sorting domain-containing protein, encoding MKILILSFILSVIGFSSYAIPTEQPAVVVHQMAQKPEKMTLLANPVKDGTLKLSFANVQSESLNVVIINSLGKRVFESKRSLNKQTQIFDVSSLASGIYFLRVNTDQSNFVKKLIVQ